TTGATTTTGTTATCAATTTACTTAATAAATATGCAGGTAATAGAAATTTGAATATTAAAGTAAACTTTTCAAAAGACAAAGTCTTCAAAAAATTAAAGATAAAAATCAAAAAAGAAATAGTCACCATGGGTGTCCCTGAAATAAACCCTGCAGAAAATAATGGGACCTATATTGACTCAGCTGATTGGAATAAGTTAATTAAAAATCAAAATACAATAGTCATTGATACTAGAAATCATTATGAGGTTTCTTTAGGTACATTTCAGAACTCTATAAACCCAAATACAAGAAACTTTAGCGAATTCCCAAAGTGGGTAGATGATCATTTAGAAACCCATTTAGAAAATAAACAGGATACAAATATAGCAATGTTCTGTACCGGAGGAATAAGATGTGAAAAAGCTACTAGTTTGCTGAAAAGGAAAGGTTATAAAAATATTTATCACCTAAAAGGGGGCATCCTTCAATACCTTTATGATACTCCAAAAGAAAATAACTTATTTGAAGGTGAATGTTATGTTTTTGATAAAAGAGTTGCTTTAGATCATGAATTAGAAAAAGGCTCATACTCGATTTGTCATGCATGTGGAATGCCAATTTCAATTCAAGATCAAGAAAGAAAAGAATTTAGAAAAGGTATCCAATGTCATTTCTGCATAGACCAATTCAGTGATGATGATAGGAAAAGGTTTGAAGAAAGACAAAAACAAATCGATATATTAAAAGTTGAAAATCATAAAATCTATAAGGACTAATTTTCAAAATAATGAAGGTTGAAGAATTAGAAAAATTAGCGGGTACTATTGGATTATTAATTAAAATTCAAGTTAGAGAAACTCTTGGATTATGTTTCTTTAGAATCGTGATTGCAGAACAGAAAGATAACATAATTAAGATTTGGGCCGAAATGAAAGGTTGGACTTATTTGAATAAACAAGGTATTCAGCTTGATACATTAAGAATCCTTAGTAAATCTCCTGCATTTGTTTCGGAATTAATATGGGCAACAACTATGGCTTGGGCAATTGAAAAAAAATCAAGCAACAAAGTAAGACTTTTAGCCATTTTTGATAGTGAAGGATATAGTAAAAAACTTGTAAGATATTTCAAGTTAA
This is a stretch of genomic DNA from Prochlorococcus marinus XMU1412. It encodes these proteins:
- a CDS encoding rhodanese-related sulfurtransferase, with the protein product MKGKNYKIVSLYSFFPFQENLIINLKNQLLEIENENDLSGLLIFASEGINGTICAEKNVIDFVINLLNKYAGNRNLNIKVNFSKDKVFKKLKIKIKKEIVTMGVPEINPAENNGTYIDSADWNKLIKNQNTIVIDTRNHYEVSLGTFQNSINPNTRNFSEFPKWVDDHLETHLENKQDTNIAMFCTGGIRCEKATSLLKRKGYKNIYHLKGGILQYLYDTPKENNLFEGECYVFDKRVALDHELEKGSYSICHACGMPISIQDQERKEFRKGIQCHFCIDQFSDDDRKRFEERQKQIDILKVENHKIYKD